The Penaeus monodon isolate SGIC_2016 chromosome 6, NSTDA_Pmon_1, whole genome shotgun sequence genomic sequence TGGGTATTCCCCTGCCTTTGGGACAGTCATCACAGTCCCCGTGTATTCCTGAGTCGTCAGGGTCCGCTCCGCCTCGCGTGCCCGTACCGCGAGATACGGCCTCCTTCTGCCTTCTTTCATAAGTGGCTCGAAATCACGGTGGCCTGGCCCAGCTCCATGGCCCACCTTTATTTCTCCAGGAAGCTCATGACGCAGTCCTCTGGGAATGGCAATCGTTTCCTGCCATTCACCATTCGACAACGTGCTGATTCCCCGCTTCggttccctcttctttctccatcttctccggCTCGTCATTCATATCCACGCTTCCTtcgcttccccaccccccccttatgGGATCCACTTGCGACATGTCCTTGCGAGGTAGACCTTTTATACTCGATTTCTacgtcggaggggggggggggaatcccgaTATGACAACACTAGCCATGCCGGGAGGAGGTGACAAATTACCAGAAGTCCAGAGGCACCTCACCCGCTTCCTGTCTGGGGGCGGATAAACTCAGGATTCAGGGTATCTCTCACGGCTGAGGACAGCACCAAAATATGTCCTACTTCTACGAAAGATACATCACGaccggcgagagagagaaagagagaaagaaagagagagagagagagagagaaagagagagagagagaaagagaaagagaaaggggaagagaaaaggggggagacagagagagagagagatatgcataacATTCCAAAAAGAATTTCCTTCGAAAATACCACTGACGATGTGAAGTTCAAAAATTCTGTGCGAAAATGCATGAAAaagtagaaactttttttttgtatatttaattttgcAAGTATCCAGTATATATTCGTTTTCTATGCTTATAATCTGAAATAAGAGAGAACGAAACTATTTTGTgggcaacttaaaaaaaataaggttcttgagagagagagagagagagagagagagagagagagagagagagagagagagagagagagagagagagagagagagagagagagagagagagagagagagagatgagaggagaggggagaggtgtgtgtgtgtgtgtgtgtggtgtgtgtgtgtgtgtgtgtgtgtgtgtgtgtgtgtgtgtgtgtgtgtggtgtgtgtgtgtgtgtttacctagttgtttcagtacgggagaagagctaagctgagatggtcccgtctgctatatttaaaatatcatataactttttaaactgatgcacatttttggcacacataacgttatttggaagactgtccatgtttcaatagttctgtttgggaaactgaacttcttgacatatttctcgcctcttttttacTTTCATCTTTTTGCTGTGTCCtgtcgtccttcttgtgttccaAAATATAAAGTCACCTTTGTGAAAtttcacccttcctgtaatatagttatcatgtcacctctttttcttctttcttccaaagtaacacctattttctgtagtctttcttcgtagcccatatctcttagagtaggcGACCatcttgtggttgtttttttaacTCTTTCTAATTTATCTATATCCTATTTTAAGTGTGGAttccataccactgcaccatactcaagactaggtcttatgatgccTGCAATGACCTTtttaccatgtcttcgtccacatacacgaatgccctcttcgtgttggcaatcagccctagcattttatgagccttgtcatttatataatcatttgggcttaggttcctgtttatcattattccaaGATCGTTTTCTTTACctgcttggtttaatattaagtctcctaacttgtattggtatagtggacgatttttactctctccgaacctgactacatggcgtttattggtgttaaattccattttccactccactccaaatgaataagttctcgatgtcactttggagatattggcatgagacatcgtctattatccttttCTTCAATTTCGCGTTGTCTGCgataactacctgggcttatTTTTGACCCTAAATCAACtatgaaaataacaaacataatcggcgccaagaccgatccttgaggtactccgctagttactcgtcgccatgtagagagcttccctctaattacgggtctcatctgtctttcatgaagaaagtgTTCCATCCATTCGAGGAATTTTCCTTTCACTCCActtaggtgttctaatttccataacaGTCTTTTAtaagacaccttatcaaatgcctttttaATCTAAGTATacagaaagaaaagcgtaagatcgagtttagtggcgagggatggtggagaggtccacggctgctcaaacatgagcataccgttattgatgatgatgatacacaatcACAAGGAAgagcaaccgaagacaagactgagcgacaatatcaaagatatttgcgggctgtcgatggtcaagtgaaagaaaaggtaagatcgagtttagtggcgaaggatggtggagaggtccacggctgctcaagcatgagcatatcgttattgatgatgatgatacacaatcCAGCCAGTCGTCTCTTTCTTGTAGTATTTCAAAAATTCTATTatagaaacagaggagatttgctacgcatgaccttccttccctaaaaccaaaatttttatttgatatctTATCGTGTTTTTCCAAatacttcaacccactgtttcctaattatcctttctaacagcttgcatactacactaATTATCGAAACaggtctataatttagagggttttgtttgtcgccgttcttgtataaaggtgtaacattggcaagtttccaatcttttggCAGTTTTCTTTGACTCAtcgaattttggaatattaacaataacgaaaTACACAATTCTTCGGTACCTTCCCTCAGAACCATGTTATATATCTCATCTGGTTCCTCTGCTTTAGTCAtgtctaaccctttcagtagatatttatttaattcttttcgaGTGTGTTATTTTCGTACATTCTGATTTACGTTTGCACAGTTACTTTGCTATAACAAAgaatgggtcctgaacaaacattgactgaaatttctcattaagaaTTTCACACATTTACTCTTCCATTGTGtaaacgatgtgtgtgtgtgtgtgtgtgtgtgtgtgtgtgtgtgtgtgtgtgtgtgtgtgtgtgtgtgtgcgtgtgtgtgtgtgtgtgtgtgtgtgtgtgtgtgtgtgtgtgtgtgtgcgtgcacatatatgtgtatacgtgcgtgtgtaagcgtgcatgcacgtgtgtgtatgtgtgtatggtgtgtgtgtgtgtgtgagagagagaatgtatgtgtgtgtggggtgtgtgtgaggtgggggggtgtgggtgtgtctgtgagcgtgtgtgtatgtatgtatatgtgtgagtttatgtataccccacgtctctctctctctctctctctctctctctctctctctctctctctctctctctctccctctctctctctctctctctatcacagagaatgagagaaatagaccGAATCGCAAGtggcgaagagaaagaaaggcataaATTCCAATGCATTTTTCTTCGTGTAAATTTGCGCTCTAAATCCCTTTCAGCGCACACGTAACCTTTGGCCCCTGAGCGGTTATTAATGCATTTCGTAACGACAGAATTACAGAAATGACTgaaataccttttatttttagCTGAGGTTACGCATGTACATGTAGTGGGTTGTAAGAAATTTGTAGTAACGGTGGAATGAaatcaaatagatttttttttttcgtttatttgtatGAAAATAAAACTTTCGTATTCGGTTAATGATATGttccctttgcctctccccctttaaatgtacatatatatatatatatatatatatatatatatatatatatatatatatatatatatatatatatatattttttttttttttttttttttttttttttttttttttttttactattgaatAATGTAAGAGGGATTGGTGGGCATATATTTTCCTCCGTCAACATGTATTATTTCCCAatagaatgataaagatatgTATTTCTGGCTGTTCCACGCACTCACatctacataaacacatactTGTAGATCAGTTTTTGTATAACCGATAAGTATGCCTAGGTGgctatataacatatgtaatttAATATGCTAACATCCATTCATAATTAGAACATAAATTGTACACGCATATGAACAGGTATTCATGACTATATGCAAGTAATCTAGCATACTAATGATTATTTATGACAATGCATAAATGATATAGTGTATCGTACTAAGATTCTTTCATAACTAAAGTACGAACTATAAAATATACAAGCATCTATTCTTGACTAACACGTGAATAATCTAGAATAATAACACATTCATTAACAAAGAATAAATTATCTGTATGCTTACACCTATTCATGACAGTGACATAAATAAAACTTGCTTGCTAACATCAGTTCATGACAAAACCGTAATAATCATACTAACACTCATTCATGACTAAAACATAATCTAGGATACAAACACTCATTCATGAGTAGGAGAAAAATCACTTGGCATACTAACATTCACTCATGAAATAACACATCAGTAATATGAGTATAAACACGACACAACGCTCACGAATGATGCAACACATTAGTAATGTAATCTACTAAACATCTATTAATGACTAAAACACAAATAATGTTATGTTCTAAAATCCACATGTGACTGAAACATAGAATCTACTTATGACTAAATTCGGTCTAATCCCAGGAAAGGAAAAATTGGCAACTCACTAAAAACTCGATTCGACAAGTCTCCTTCAAAACTAAAATAAgcgatataaaacaataataaaaaaaaatcatatgagttTCAGAAATGCGGaacatatgcaaaaaataaacattaagtgTAAGCTGATTGATatgtaaataagtgaataaataaatacaaaaaagagacGGTGAATCGGCGTGATCCAGAAAGcgaggtgagttgccagtttctcttttccccccctgagATTAAATTCGCTCTTCCAACTCTCAAGGTCGTAGTTCAGGCCATGAGTCGACAGCATTTCGGAAGAGAGTTTCACTCAAGTCGAAAGCAGCAGTCGTCGCGTCGAATTGACCATTCGACCTCATAGCAAGCGGTCTGGGACCAGGTCCACGGAGGTCATCGGCGTCGAAGTCGATTCCAGAGGTCGAAAGGAGGTCGTGGATCACAGGGCCGGCGGAGTGTCGACCGCTGAGGCCAGAGAGCGGAACGGCAAGAGTCTGCTTGGGAAAAGGCGTCGGTGAGGAGTTTCGGTGTTTCGGTGGCAGTTGGGTAGGTAGCGCGGCAGTCGGGAGGTCGGGGAGGCCGAGAGACGTCGGGTGGCGAGGCTGCGAGGTCACTTGTAGGTCAGATGACAAAGCAAGAGGGTGAGGGGCGGTTGCGTGGGTGCTCTGGCTTGGTTCTGGGGCGTGGTAAGCTGGCTGAGGGGTTGTGTAGGATATAACTGTTCCAGAGGCGTGGTTTATTGATCCAGGGGCGTGATAAGTTGGCTTAGGGATCGTGTATTCTGGCTTAGGGGTTGTGTATGTTGGCTTAGGGGCGTGGTAAACTCGTTCAGGGGTTTCGTACGCTGGCTTAGGGGTGTAGTAAGTCGGTTCAGGAATCTTGTACGCTGGCTCAGGGGCCTGGTGAACGGCGTGGGGTATTTTGCGACTTAGTTGAGGAGCGTCGTAAGCTTGTTCAGGAGCAGTGTATGTGGTTTTAGGGTATTTGTATGCTTGTTCAGGGGCGTGTGTTGGTATAGAGGCCCTGTGTGTTGGTCCAGGGTTGTGATATGCTGGTTTAAGGGTGTTGTATGCTGGGGTCTTGTGCCTCGGTCTAAGGGCGTGATATGCTGGCTCAGGGACGTGATATGCTGGTTCGGGGGCGTGATAAGCTGGTTCAGGGGCGTGGTATGTTGGTTCAGGGGCGTGATGAGCTGGTTCAGGGGCGTGGTAAGCCTTGGCAGGGGTGTGGTGAGGGACGGCTGCGTGGGCGTCGTAGTGGGCCGTCCCCTCGTAGGAGACGGTGGGGTGGTAGCCAGTCTCGTCTGCGTAGTAAGTGACGGTCTGGacgcggccgtcggggaggtgcaCGAAGTACTTGCCCTTCCTCGTGTGTCCGTTGTGGGCTTCCGTGTGGCCGAAGAGGGGCGTGTCGTGGCCGGAAAGGGGCGTGGCTTGATCGCGGCGAACGGCGTACTGATATTCGTACGGACTGTTCACCTGGGAAGGtcaaaaggaggggaggggatttaaACTTCCTCGTAAGGTCACGAACTTTAATACAGTCGGCGGTGGTGGTTAGTTCCAAAATCACTGGTCATTTCGCCgactcccttttcattttttaagaaatatgaggtctttcctttccttatttgtcatcattatttcttgaGTAATTACTATGCTTATTCGCAGTATAGCGACGCTGAAATATGATGAAGCGTTGAATACGTTTCAGACactttgtgtacgtatgtgtgtgtgtgtgtgtgtgtgtatgtgtgtgtgtgtgtgtgtgtgtgtgtgtgtgtgtgtgtgtgtgtgtgtgtgtgtgtgtgtgtgtgtgtgtgtgtgtgtgtgtgtgtgtgtgtgtgtttgcatgcatgcgTCTACGTATGCAAGTCACCATAAAGCCAGACTCTCACCTTCCCTGTTGTAACCAGGGGGTCAGCGTGTGGTTGCCCATTACGCCTCTGGTGTCGAGGAATGAGAGCGTGGGCGTGAGCGGGGGCGTGGCCAGTATGGGTGGGCGTGGGGCGGTGGCGTCCTGGGATCTGTGCAGCCTCCCCTCGTGACGTCACAGCGGCATAGGATAAGAAGAGAAGCAGGAactagaaaataaatgataatgcgaATAAGAGTAAATAATATTGAATAACAGTATTGATTATTATGGTACGTTTTATAATATGGATATGTGGAGCTTAGATTATATCAGATGAAAGTAAGACctaactgtgtgtatgtatgtgtgtatatgtatatatatatatatatatatatatatatatatatatatatatatatatatatatatgtggtgtgtgtgtgtgtgtgtgtgtgtgtgtgtgtgtgtgtgtgtgtgtgtgtgtgtgtgtgtgtgtgtgtatgcgtgtgtgtgtgtgtgtgtgtgtgtgtgtgtgtgtgtgtgtgtgtgtgtatgtgtgtgtttgtgtgtgtgtgtgtgtgtatatatatatatatatatatatatatatatatatatatataaatatatatatattcaccatctCCTTAATTTCCATAGCTACGGtccttatatttacatacataccctGAGTGACGAACAAAACAACGCtagaacaacacaaacaacaatacaaTTATCACATTTAAAATCCatttcaccataaaaa encodes the following:
- the LOC119573841 gene encoding extensin-1-like: MTRKFLLLFLSYAAVTSRGEAAQIPGRHRPTPTHTGHAPAHAHALIPRHQRRNGQPHADPLVTTGKVNSPYEYQYAVRRDQATPLSGHDTPLFGHTEAHNGHTRKGKYFVHLPDGRVQTVTYYADETGYHPTVSYEGTAHYDAHAAVPHHTPAKAYHAPEPAHHAPEPTYHAPEPAYHAPEPAYHVPEPAYHALRPRHKTPAYNTLKPAYHNPGPTHRASIPTHAPEQAYKYPKTTYTAPEQAYDAPQLSRKIPHAVHQAPEPAYKIPEPTYYTPKPAYETPERVYHAPKPTYTTPKPEYTIPKPTYHAPGSINHASGTVISYTTPQPAYHAPEPSQSTHATAPHPLALSSDLQVTSQPRHPTSLGLPDLPTAALPTQLPPKHRNSSPTPFPKQTLAVPLSGLSGRHSAGPVIHDLLSTSGIDFDADDLRGPGPRPLAMRSNGQFDATTAAFDLSETLFRNAVDSWPELRP